A stretch of Mycobacterium sp. ITM-2016-00316 DNA encodes these proteins:
- the rsrA gene encoding mycothiol system anti-sigma-R factor: MTQSHEDERWSPPVGPVDPEHPECAAVIAEVWTLLDGECTDESRDKLKQHLEECPTCLRHYGVEERVKNLIASKCRGEKAPEGLRARLQIEISRTTIIRG, translated from the coding sequence ATGACCCAGTCCCACGAGGATGAGCGCTGGTCGCCGCCGGTCGGCCCAGTCGATCCCGAGCACCCCGAATGCGCCGCGGTGATCGCCGAGGTGTGGACGCTGCTCGACGGTGAGTGCACCGACGAGAGCCGGGACAAGCTCAAGCAGCACCTCGAGGAATGCCCGACCTGCTTGCGCCATTACGGCGTGGAGGAGCGGGTGAAGAACCTGATCGCCAGCAAGTGCCGCGGTGAGAAGGCGCCCGAGGGTCTGCGGGCCCGGCTGCAGATCGAGATCAGCCGGACCACCATCATTCGGGGCTGA
- a CDS encoding 50S ribosomal protein bL37, translated as MAKRGRKKRDRKHSKANHGRRPNA; from the coding sequence ATGGCCAAGCGAGGCCGCAAGAAGCGCGACCGCAAGCACTCGAAGGCCAACCACGGCCGTCGCCCCAACGCCTGA
- a CDS encoding biotin/lipoyl-binding carrier protein, with product MAEDVRAEIVASVLEVVVQKGDQIGAGDTLVLLESMKMEIPVLAEVAGTITEVSVSVGDVIQAGDLIAVIS from the coding sequence ATGGCCGAGGATGTTCGCGCAGAGATCGTGGCCAGCGTGCTGGAGGTCGTTGTGCAGAAGGGCGACCAGATCGGTGCGGGCGACACCCTGGTGCTGCTGGAGTCCATGAAGATGGAGATCCCGGTGCTGGCGGAGGTCGCGGGCACCATCACCGAGGTGAGCGTGTCGGTGGGTGACGTCATCCAGGCCGGTGACCTCATCGCGGTGATCAGCTAG
- a CDS encoding sensor histidine kinase has translation MSTLGDLLAEHTVLPGNAVDHLHAVVGEWQLLADLSFADYLMWVRSDDDVLVCVAQVRPNTASTVLLADAVGTATAAAEMPVVRAAFNSGAIGRESDVSQPRGDGQWRNVEAVPVRHADRVVAVITHQTALAEGRTSSPLERAYLDCAADLLHMLSDGTFPNVGDLPMSRSSPRVGDGFIRLGVAGEVAFASPNAISAYHRMGFAAELEGHNLVAVTRPLISDPFEAQELAAHVRDSLAGGSSMRMEVDAGGAAVLLRTIPLQVGGAAVGAAVLIRDVTEVKRRDRALLSKDATIREIHHRVKNNLQTVAALLRLQARRTNNAEGREALIESVRRVSSIALVHDALSMSVDEEVNLDQVVDRILPIMNDVASVDTPIRITRDGDLGVLDADRATALIMVITELVQNALEHAFDGDVKKGSVTIRAERSARWLDVVVHDDGRGLPEGFSLEKSDRLGLQIVRTLVSAELDGSLGMHDVDSGGTDVVLRVPIGRHRRAAI, from the coding sequence ATGTCGACTCTCGGCGACCTGCTCGCCGAGCACACCGTCCTTCCCGGTAACGCCGTCGACCATCTGCACGCCGTGGTCGGCGAATGGCAACTGCTGGCCGACCTGTCCTTCGCCGACTACCTGATGTGGGTCCGCAGCGACGACGACGTGCTGGTCTGTGTGGCGCAGGTGCGCCCCAACACCGCCTCCACGGTGCTGCTGGCCGATGCCGTCGGTACCGCCACGGCCGCCGCGGAGATGCCGGTGGTGCGCGCGGCGTTCAACTCCGGTGCGATCGGCCGGGAAAGCGATGTCAGCCAGCCGCGCGGCGACGGCCAATGGCGGAATGTGGAGGCGGTCCCGGTTCGGCACGCCGACCGCGTCGTCGCGGTGATCACCCATCAGACCGCACTGGCCGAGGGCCGGACGTCCAGCCCGCTGGAACGCGCCTATCTGGACTGCGCCGCCGACCTGCTGCACATGCTCAGCGACGGCACCTTCCCGAACGTCGGGGACCTGCCGATGTCGCGGTCCAGTCCGCGCGTCGGCGACGGTTTCATCCGGCTGGGGGTGGCCGGTGAGGTCGCTTTCGCGAGCCCCAACGCCATCTCGGCGTATCACCGGATGGGCTTCGCGGCCGAACTCGAAGGGCACAACCTCGTCGCGGTCACCCGGCCGCTGATCTCCGATCCCTTCGAGGCCCAGGAACTCGCCGCACACGTGCGCGACTCGCTGGCCGGCGGATCGAGCATGCGCATGGAGGTCGACGCCGGCGGGGCGGCGGTGCTGTTGCGGACCATCCCGCTGCAGGTGGGCGGTGCGGCCGTCGGCGCCGCGGTGCTGATCCGCGACGTCACCGAGGTCAAACGGCGCGATCGCGCGCTGCTGTCCAAAGACGCGACGATCCGCGAGATCCACCACCGGGTGAAAAACAACCTGCAGACGGTCGCCGCGCTGCTGCGCCTGCAGGCCCGGCGGACCAACAACGCCGAGGGACGGGAGGCCCTCATCGAGTCGGTCCGGCGGGTGTCCTCCATCGCGCTGGTGCACGATGCGTTGTCGATGTCGGTGGACGAAGAGGTCAACCTCGACCAGGTGGTGGACCGCATCCTGCCGATCATGAACGATGTCGCCTCGGTGGACACCCCGATCCGGATCACCCGCGACGGTGATCTCGGCGTGCTCGACGCCGACCGGGCCACCGCGCTGATCATGGTGATCACCGAACTGGTGCAGAACGCACTCGAGCACGCCTTCGACGGCGACGTGAAGAAGGGATCGGTGACCATCCGGGCCGAGCGTTCGGCGCGCTGGCTCGACGTCGTCGTCCATGACGACGGCCGCGGACTGCCGGAGGGGTTCAGCCTGGAGAAGTCCGACCGGCTCGGTCTGCAGATCGTGCGCACGCTGGTCTCGGCGGAACTCGATGGCTCGCTGGGTATGCACGATGTGGACTCCGGTGGCACCGACGTGGTGTTGCGGGTGCCGATCGGCCGTCACCGCAGGGCCGCTATCTAG
- the whiB1 gene encoding transcriptional regulator WhiB1, which yields MDWRHKAVCRDEDPELFFPVGNSGPALAQIADAKLVCNRCPVTTECLSWALESGQDAGVWGGMSEDERRALKRRNARTKARTSV from the coding sequence ATGGATTGGCGTCACAAGGCGGTCTGTCGCGACGAGGATCCGGAACTGTTCTTCCCGGTGGGAAACAGCGGCCCGGCACTCGCCCAGATCGCTGATGCGAAGCTCGTCTGCAACCGTTGCCCGGTAACCACCGAGTGCCTGAGTTGGGCGCTTGAGTCCGGCCAGGATGCCGGCGTATGGGGCGGCATGAGCGAAGACGAGCGTCGCGCCCTCAAGCGTCGCAACGCGCGGACCAAGGCACGCACCAGCGTCTAG
- a CDS encoding diacylglycerol kinase family protein: protein MRAVLIVNPNATSTTPAGRDLLAHALESRVDLTVIHTDHRGHAIEIGHQATRDGIDVLIVHGGDGTVNEVVNGVLQEPSERAPAVGVVPGGSANVFARSLGISPDPVVATNQLVDLLGDYRRGVPWRRIGLMDCGERWGVFTAGMGVDGAVVAAVEAQRAKGRTVTASRYIRVAIREMLASARREPLLTVELPGREPTSGVHFAFVSNSSPWTYANARPVWTNPDTTFETGLGVFAITNMNVWRNLGLVRRMLSSTPDITAPHLIREDDLPWLRVTSDTPVACQIDGDYIGLRDAMTFTSVPDALCVLAPSTETS, encoded by the coding sequence GTGCGTGCCGTGCTGATCGTGAACCCGAACGCGACATCGACGACCCCGGCGGGACGTGACCTGCTGGCTCACGCGCTGGAGAGCCGCGTCGACCTGACCGTGATCCACACCGATCACCGGGGCCATGCCATCGAGATCGGCCATCAGGCCACCCGGGACGGGATCGACGTGCTGATCGTGCACGGCGGTGACGGCACGGTGAACGAAGTGGTCAACGGCGTACTGCAGGAACCCTCCGAACGCGCGCCCGCCGTCGGCGTGGTACCGGGCGGCTCGGCCAACGTCTTCGCCCGCTCGCTGGGAATCAGCCCGGACCCGGTCGTGGCGACCAACCAGCTCGTCGACCTCCTCGGCGATTACCGCCGCGGGGTGCCGTGGCGCCGCATCGGCCTGATGGACTGCGGCGAGCGGTGGGGCGTGTTCACCGCAGGCATGGGCGTCGACGGTGCCGTGGTGGCCGCCGTGGAGGCTCAGCGCGCCAAGGGCCGAACCGTCACCGCATCGCGGTACATCCGGGTGGCCATTCGCGAAATGCTGGCCAGCGCCCGCAGAGAGCCCCTCCTGACCGTGGAACTGCCCGGACGCGAACCGACATCGGGCGTCCATTTCGCGTTCGTCTCCAATTCCAGTCCGTGGACGTACGCGAATGCCCGCCCGGTGTGGACGAACCCCGATACGACCTTCGAGACCGGACTCGGGGTGTTCGCCATCACGAACATGAACGTCTGGCGCAATCTCGGCCTGGTGCGCCGGATGTTGTCGTCTACACCGGATATCACCGCGCCCCATCTGATCCGGGAAGACGATCTGCCGTGGCTGCGCGTGACCAGCGACACACCGGTGGCATGCCAGATCGACGGCGACTACATCGGGTTGCGTGATGCGATGACTTTCACGTCGGTTCCGGACGCGCTGTGCGTACTGGCGCCGTCTACCGAAACTTCGTGA
- a CDS encoding M15 family metallopeptidase: protein MRFVLTVATMAVAAVLSAPLSHADPAGETAPDSAPLTAFDVADPAIGRLDPTLLAAVQNATSAAAAEGVTVTVTSGWRSPEFQQQLLDDAIVTYGSYAAARQYVQTPEQSRHVVGAAVDIGGPGADQWMITNGPRFGLCQIYANETWHFELTTDLFGACPALLPDAAGAH, encoded by the coding sequence ATGCGTTTCGTGCTGACCGTGGCGACCATGGCCGTCGCCGCCGTGCTGTCGGCGCCGCTGTCCCATGCCGACCCGGCCGGTGAGACCGCGCCGGACAGCGCGCCGCTGACCGCCTTCGATGTGGCGGACCCGGCGATCGGACGGCTGGACCCGACCCTGCTGGCGGCGGTGCAGAACGCCACCTCCGCCGCGGCGGCCGAGGGTGTCACCGTGACGGTGACCTCGGGGTGGCGCTCCCCGGAGTTCCAGCAGCAGCTGCTCGACGACGCCATCGTGACCTACGGCAGTTACGCCGCGGCCCGACAGTACGTCCAGACTCCCGAGCAGTCGCGGCATGTGGTGGGTGCGGCCGTGGACATCGGCGGCCCGGGCGCCGACCAGTGGATGATCACCAACGGACCGCGGTTCGGGCTGTGCCAGATCTACGCCAACGAGACATGGCATTTCGAGCTCACCACCGATCTGTTCGGCGCCTGCCCGGCGCTGTTGCCCGACGCCGCCGGCGCGCACTGA
- a CDS encoding YchJ family protein: MSEADTGQCPCGSGRAYRHCCGPLHDGTAAAATAEALMRSRFSAFARGRADYLLSSWHPGTRPARLELDGQITWRRLQIVDTESGGADDDTGIVEFRAQYLQHGKRHILHERSRCSRARDGTWRYVDGDFGDGR, encoded by the coding sequence ATGTCCGAGGCTGATACCGGGCAGTGCCCCTGCGGATCCGGGCGGGCCTACCGCCATTGTTGCGGACCGCTGCACGACGGAACGGCGGCCGCCGCCACCGCCGAAGCGCTGATGCGTTCGCGATTCAGTGCTTTCGCGCGCGGTCGCGCCGACTACCTGCTGAGCAGCTGGCATCCCGGCACCCGGCCCGCGCGGCTGGAGCTCGACGGGCAGATCACATGGCGGCGGCTGCAGATCGTGGACACCGAGTCCGGGGGCGCCGACGACGATACCGGGATCGTCGAATTCCGCGCCCAGTACCTACAGCACGGAAAACGGCACATCCTGCACGAACGCAGCCGCTGCAGCCGGGCCCGCGACGGTACCTGGCGTTACGTGGACGGGGATTTCGGCGACGGCCGGTAA
- a CDS encoding LysR family transcriptional regulator: MQVDFTRLRYFVAVAEELHFKRAADRLMITPPPLSKQIKLLENELGGQLFERDYHNVRLTPLGERLLGPARDILDRVDDLKALASRITNGAKPVRIGATAYAPSDFLARLETTVAALRSPAEFSVPGSAAEVIAKLVSGHLDLGLIHLPHSDKRLRHRVVASYPGAIAVRFDDPLAAGDSVTIEALRDRDVVIDFARPNPVVLAGLTRGLQARGVHRIVRTTNQLGGELEMATQVFNRHLVAMVTYAPASAIGRIFSPPEFKLIPIDESTWAPVRIALAWVPDRLHDPARIEAMVDEIASAVGISDVRG; the protein is encoded by the coding sequence ATGCAAGTGGACTTCACCAGGCTCCGCTATTTCGTCGCAGTCGCCGAGGAACTGCACTTCAAACGTGCCGCCGACCGGCTGATGATCACCCCACCGCCGTTGAGCAAGCAGATAAAGCTGCTGGAGAACGAACTCGGCGGTCAACTGTTCGAACGCGACTACCACAACGTGCGGCTCACCCCGCTGGGCGAGAGGCTGCTGGGCCCGGCCCGCGACATCCTCGACCGGGTCGACGACCTCAAGGCCCTGGCATCGCGAATCACCAACGGCGCCAAGCCGGTCCGGATCGGCGCCACCGCATACGCACCATCGGACTTCCTGGCGCGACTGGAGACGACGGTCGCCGCGCTGAGGTCCCCGGCCGAGTTCAGTGTGCCCGGATCGGCGGCGGAGGTCATCGCCAAACTCGTGTCCGGGCACCTCGATCTGGGCCTGATCCACCTGCCGCACTCCGACAAGCGATTACGCCACCGGGTGGTGGCCAGTTACCCGGGCGCGATCGCCGTTCGCTTCGATGATCCGCTGGCCGCCGGCGACAGCGTGACCATCGAGGCACTGCGTGACCGTGACGTGGTGATCGACTTCGCCCGACCGAACCCGGTGGTGCTCGCCGGGCTGACCCGCGGCCTTCAGGCCCGCGGAGTACACCGAATCGTGCGGACCACCAATCAACTCGGCGGCGAGTTGGAGATGGCGACCCAGGTGTTCAACCGTCATCTCGTCGCGATGGTGACCTACGCGCCGGCCTCGGCCATCGGCCGGATCTTCTCACCCCCGGAGTTCAAACTGATCCCGATCGACGAAAGCACCTGGGCCCCGGTCCGAATCGCTCTGGCGTGGGTGCCGGACCGCCTGCACGACCCGGCACGGATCGAGGCCATGGTGGACGAGATCGCCTCTGCGGTAGGAATTTCAGATGTCCGAGGCTGA
- a CDS encoding CoA transferase, producing MPYDPPLSGVRVLDLTTGPMTAVGRLLADLGAHVTVVALQGVSSQDEPLPLDTAMNRHGLDAVTVADPHTWTRMLADADILIENTAPGSAAEGALAVRAIRTAHPTLVILSISDFGRDTRFRNWQATTPVLHALTSELSRSGIPGRAPLVPPGRHLPYQVAAAQAAVFTVSVLLDRLRTGEGDLIDFSVLDGAMQTLDPPYGTAGTASAGVALSAQKRNWAAEQLRYPIIACRDGHVRICLLAKRQWEGMFEWLGRPAEFADPKYYSLRERLTSVELLGAIGRFCADKTRAELEEQGQRHRVPTAAVLSLAEALRSEHVRERGFFRDVELSTGVTAPVPVGIVEIDGHRASTLNSPSRPGARLAGAPILGGRTRRDEGLPLEGLRVLDLGVIVVGSDTGRLFGDLGADVVKIENSAFPDGLRGNLASISHTYAAGHRNKKSISIDLRIPEGQALAHRLVESADVVLTNFKPGVAATLGMDHDTLHRINPGIVVVDSSAFGPTGPWANRLGYGPLVRAAAGFTDQWAYPDERDHSPSLRSPQDDSPSLRSPQPAFCDAVTVYPDHVAARIGALAALALLLRRERTGAGGAASVAQSEVMISHLAAEIAGKVLGLPEQPPAHPWGLFPARGVDAWVAVTVRDDADHRALRTVIGERPLAEWTAEHSAGEAMELLQTAGVPAGAVLHAADVPGWAYYIDRRAFREELHPHGREPYILENAQIHSDRIADPPLGQAPLLGEQTRELAAELLGLSQDEIDDLMARGVLESVAEVATPPR from the coding sequence ATGCCCTATGACCCGCCACTGTCCGGCGTACGGGTCCTCGACCTGACCACCGGCCCGATGACAGCCGTCGGACGCCTGCTGGCCGATCTGGGCGCCCACGTCACTGTGGTTGCGCTGCAAGGTGTCAGCTCCCAGGACGAACCGCTGCCGCTGGACACGGCAATGAACCGGCACGGACTGGATGCGGTGACCGTGGCGGACCCCCACACCTGGACCCGCATGCTGGCCGACGCGGACATCCTCATCGAGAACACCGCGCCGGGCTCCGCCGCCGAAGGTGCACTGGCCGTCCGCGCGATCCGGACGGCGCACCCGACACTGGTGATCCTGTCCATCAGCGATTTCGGCCGCGACACCCGATTCCGGAACTGGCAGGCCACCACGCCGGTGCTGCACGCCCTGACCAGTGAGCTGTCCCGGTCCGGGATCCCCGGGCGCGCACCCCTGGTGCCGCCCGGGCGCCACCTGCCCTACCAGGTCGCCGCCGCGCAGGCGGCGGTGTTCACCGTCAGCGTGCTGCTGGACCGATTGCGGACCGGCGAAGGCGATCTCATCGACTTCTCGGTGCTCGACGGCGCCATGCAGACCCTCGATCCGCCGTACGGCACGGCCGGTACCGCCTCGGCCGGGGTGGCGCTGAGCGCGCAGAAGCGCAATTGGGCTGCCGAGCAGTTGCGGTACCCGATCATCGCGTGCCGCGACGGGCACGTGCGAATCTGCCTGTTGGCCAAAAGGCAGTGGGAGGGCATGTTCGAATGGTTGGGCCGCCCAGCCGAATTCGCCGACCCGAAGTACTACAGCCTGCGAGAGCGCCTCACCTCGGTCGAGTTGCTGGGCGCGATCGGGCGATTCTGCGCCGACAAGACGCGCGCCGAACTGGAGGAGCAGGGCCAACGCCACCGGGTGCCGACCGCGGCAGTGCTGTCCCTCGCCGAGGCGCTGCGCAGCGAACACGTCAGAGAGCGCGGCTTCTTCCGCGACGTCGAGCTCAGCACGGGCGTGACGGCACCGGTTCCGGTGGGCATCGTCGAGATCGACGGGCACCGGGCCAGCACGCTCAACTCCCCCAGCAGGCCGGGCGCCCGGCTCGCGGGTGCACCCATCCTGGGCGGGCGAACGCGCCGCGACGAAGGCCTGCCACTGGAGGGTCTGCGGGTGCTGGATCTCGGGGTCATCGTGGTGGGCAGCGATACCGGCCGGCTGTTCGGTGACCTCGGCGCCGACGTCGTCAAGATCGAGAACTCGGCGTTCCCGGACGGACTGCGCGGCAACCTTGCGTCGATATCGCACACCTATGCCGCCGGGCACCGCAACAAGAAGTCGATCAGCATCGACCTGCGCATCCCGGAAGGCCAGGCGCTGGCGCACCGGCTCGTCGAGTCCGCCGACGTGGTGCTGACCAACTTCAAACCCGGTGTCGCCGCCACCCTGGGAATGGACCACGACACGCTGCACCGAATCAACCCGGGCATCGTCGTCGTGGACAGTTCGGCGTTCGGCCCGACGGGGCCGTGGGCGAACCGGCTCGGCTACGGCCCGCTGGTCCGGGCCGCCGCGGGGTTCACCGACCAGTGGGCCTACCCGGACGAACGGGATCATTCCCCGTCGCTTCGCTCGCCCCAGGACGATTCCCCGTCGCTTCGCTCGCCCCAGCCTGCCTTCTGCGATGCCGTCACCGTCTACCCCGATCATGTCGCCGCGCGGATCGGCGCGCTCGCCGCGCTGGCCCTGCTGCTGCGCCGGGAGCGCACCGGGGCCGGCGGAGCCGCCAGCGTCGCCCAGTCCGAGGTGATGATCAGCCATCTGGCCGCCGAGATCGCCGGCAAGGTGCTCGGCCTCCCCGAGCAGCCGCCCGCGCATCCGTGGGGCCTGTTCCCCGCCCGCGGCGTCGACGCCTGGGTCGCGGTGACCGTCCGCGACGATGCCGACCACCGGGCCCTGCGCACCGTGATCGGCGAGCGCCCGCTGGCCGAATGGACCGCCGAGCACAGCGCAGGCGAGGCCATGGAACTGCTCCAGACCGCGGGAGTGCCCGCCGGCGCCGTCCTGCACGCCGCCGATGTGCCCGGCTGGGCCTACTACATCGACCGGCGCGCGTTCCGGGAGGAGTTGCATCCGCACGGCCGGGAGCCCTACATCCTGGAGAACGCCCAGATCCACTCCGACCGCATCGCGGACCCGCCACTGGGGCAGGCCCCGCTGCTGGGTGAGCAGACCCGCGAGCTGGCCGCCGAGCTGCTGGGACTGAGCCAGGACGAGATCGACGATCTGATGGCCCGCGGAGTCCTGGAGTCGGTGGCCGAGGTGGCCACACCGCCTCGCTGA
- a CDS encoding acyl-CoA dehydrogenase family protein has product MTENTLPSADELRAEVRDWLAAHWTALPKSDDPWASSPQRIAWLEKVLDAGYATPTYPAQWYGREYPHQLANVIDQEFRAVRAPGARQDKYSIPANTVLKFGTEQIKHDLLRDFLTERSRTCLLYSEPGAGSDLAGVRTTAVRDGDQWVINGQKVWTSGALTSDYALLIARTDWDAPKHQGITFFIIGMKQPGIEVRPLHQITGESHFNEVFITDAKTPDAYVVGGTGNGWRVLQTALAYERSLMGSAGRSGRNSSKANSLVDLAREHGRLDDAAVRRSLAEALALRELNGLNNARAKAEAKQGTSSPVMSLGKLAMSGILHAEARLKTDIIGAQALLAGSDNPESDDVNFLTLNAFFTSIGGGTDQIQRNIIGERVLGLPKEPEVDRDIPFRQARRN; this is encoded by the coding sequence ATGACCGAGAACACCCTGCCCTCCGCCGACGAGCTGCGTGCCGAGGTCCGCGACTGGCTGGCCGCCCACTGGACCGCCCTGCCCAAATCCGATGACCCGTGGGCGAGTTCGCCGCAGCGTATCGCGTGGCTGGAAAAGGTCCTCGACGCCGGATACGCCACACCGACCTATCCGGCCCAGTGGTACGGCCGGGAGTATCCCCACCAGCTCGCCAACGTCATCGACCAGGAGTTCCGCGCGGTGCGTGCACCGGGCGCCCGCCAGGACAAGTACAGCATTCCGGCCAACACCGTGCTGAAATTCGGCACCGAGCAGATCAAACACGATCTGTTGCGCGACTTTCTCACCGAGAGGTCGCGTACCTGCCTGCTCTACAGCGAGCCCGGGGCGGGCTCGGATCTGGCCGGCGTGCGCACCACCGCGGTGCGTGACGGCGACCAGTGGGTCATCAACGGCCAGAAGGTGTGGACATCGGGAGCGTTGACGTCGGACTACGCGCTGCTGATCGCCCGCACCGACTGGGATGCGCCCAAACACCAGGGCATCACCTTCTTCATCATCGGAATGAAACAGCCCGGGATCGAGGTCCGGCCGCTGCACCAGATCACCGGCGAGTCGCACTTCAACGAGGTGTTCATCACCGATGCGAAGACGCCCGACGCCTACGTCGTCGGCGGCACCGGCAACGGCTGGCGGGTGCTGCAGACCGCACTGGCCTACGAGCGCTCCCTGATGGGGTCGGCCGGGCGATCCGGTCGCAACAGCTCCAAGGCCAACAGCCTCGTCGACCTCGCCCGCGAGCACGGACGTCTCGACGACGCTGCGGTGCGCAGGTCACTGGCCGAGGCGCTCGCCCTGCGAGAACTCAACGGCCTCAACAACGCCCGCGCGAAGGCCGAGGCCAAGCAGGGCACTTCATCACCGGTCATGTCACTGGGCAAGCTGGCGATGTCGGGCATCCTGCACGCCGAGGCGCGACTGAAGACCGACATCATCGGCGCTCAGGCCCTGCTGGCCGGAAGCGACAACCCCGAATCCGATGACGTGAACTTCTTGACGCTCAACGCGTTCTTCACCTCGATCGGCGGCGGCACCGACCAGATCCAGCGCAACATCATCGGCGAACGGGTGCTCGGGCTGCCCAAGGAACCCGAAGTCGACCGCGATATCCCGTTCCGCCAGGCCCGGAGGAACTAG
- a CDS encoding acyl-CoA dehydrogenase family protein, producing the protein MTISVTERAELRSAVRALLHDDCTEADVRRVMTSPDGFDRELWAKLAAQGVPGLLVEPEYGGVGLGAPELEAVAEETGAALLPAPFLSGAVLTVALIQSAGTEADKQRLLPGLADGTAIGTVAVTGARGTWTADAVDIRAGADATLTGTAHYVTFGQIADVVLVIALTDNGPAVFEVAPDAPGFQRTAATVFDATSPLSTYTFTATPARRIGTAGWDAVQQALDLAVIAMAGEQAGGSRRIFDITVDYLKTRIQFGRPIGSFQALKHMAADLLLQVESATSAAQHAAARYQDPETRAGAVALAGFTCAEAYVETAMQAIQMHGGIGFTWEHPAHLFLRRARTGLQLFGDSAAHRERYLLSKGA; encoded by the coding sequence ATGACGATCAGCGTGACCGAGCGCGCCGAGCTGCGATCCGCGGTCCGCGCCCTGCTGCACGACGACTGCACCGAGGCCGACGTGCGGCGGGTGATGACCTCACCGGACGGCTTCGACCGTGAACTGTGGGCCAAGCTGGCGGCGCAGGGCGTACCGGGACTGCTGGTGGAACCCGAGTATGGCGGTGTCGGTCTGGGCGCGCCGGAGTTGGAGGCCGTCGCCGAGGAGACCGGGGCCGCCCTGCTGCCCGCGCCGTTCCTGTCCGGCGCGGTACTGACCGTTGCGCTCATCCAGTCGGCCGGCACCGAGGCCGACAAGCAGCGTCTGCTCCCCGGGCTGGCCGACGGCACCGCGATCGGCACCGTGGCCGTCACCGGGGCCCGCGGGACCTGGACCGCCGACGCGGTCGACATCCGGGCCGGCGCGGACGCCACCCTGACCGGGACCGCGCACTACGTCACCTTCGGGCAGATCGCCGATGTCGTCCTGGTCATCGCGCTGACCGACAACGGCCCCGCCGTCTTCGAGGTCGCCCCCGATGCCCCCGGCTTCCAGCGCACCGCCGCAACGGTTTTCGATGCGACCAGCCCGCTGTCCACCTACACCTTCACCGCGACCCCGGCCCGGCGCATCGGCACCGCGGGCTGGGATGCGGTGCAGCAGGCGCTGGATCTGGCGGTGATCGCCATGGCCGGCGAGCAGGCCGGCGGCTCCCGGCGGATCTTCGACATCACCGTCGACTACCTCAAGACCCGCATCCAGTTCGGCCGCCCGATCGGCAGCTTCCAGGCGCTCAAGCACATGGCTGCCGACCTGCTGCTGCAGGTCGAATCGGCGACCTCGGCAGCCCAGCACGCCGCGGCCCGCTACCAAGACCCCGAAACCCGCGCCGGCGCCGTCGCACTGGCGGGCTTCACGTGCGCCGAAGCGTATGTCGAGACGGCCATGCAGGCCATCCAGATGCACGGCGGCATCGGGTTCACCTGGGAACATCCCGCGCACCTGTTCCTGCGCCGGGCGCGCACCGGCCTGCAACTGTTCGGCGACTCCGCGGCACACCGCGAGCGCTACCTGCTGTCGAAGGGCGCCTGA
- the pcaC gene encoding 4-carboxymuconolactone decarboxylase: protein MTTHDDGMAVRRQVLGDAHVDRAVAATTAFTADFQDLITRYAWGEIWTRPGLDRKSRSMITLTALIARGHHDEFAMHVRAALRNGLTADEIKEVILQSAIYCGVPDANNAFRIAAEVLGE from the coding sequence GTGACCACACATGACGACGGTATGGCGGTGCGCCGCCAGGTGCTCGGCGATGCGCACGTCGACCGCGCGGTGGCCGCCACCACGGCATTCACCGCCGACTTCCAAGACCTGATCACCCGGTACGCCTGGGGTGAGATCTGGACCAGGCCCGGCCTGGACCGGAAGTCGCGCTCGATGATCACCCTGACCGCGCTGATCGCCCGCGGCCATCACGACGAATTCGCCATGCATGTGCGGGCCGCGCTGCGCAACGGGCTGACCGCCGACGAGATCAAGGAGGTGATCCTGCAGAGCGCGATCTACTGCGGGGTCCCCGATGCCAACAACGCGTTCCGGATCGCCGCCGAGGTGCTCGGCGAGTAA